One genomic segment of Naumovozyma castellii chromosome 7, complete genome includes these proteins:
- the NCAS0G02750 gene encoding uncharacterized protein (ancestral locus Anc_2.202), with protein MPPQKEEKLKQAGLVYPSANPKKKDNDYTLTTNSVDNAEDLDKNIAKERNTTTKKTTKEASYIGWRQIGGWEESDFLTADDFLLDSNNETFLDNLIPEKMYGEWYHSVGSCAIGGILSFGLGYFKFSFAPVFLLMAIVCLYYRTSIKKYRTKIKDLIERENAVAKIENDTESIEWLNHFMEKYWCLIEPTISEQVVTNVNTTLNNLYSLPKFVQSVWIDQLTLGVKSPRIDGLKTLQNTSSDVVVMDWQLSLIPHDISDMTAKQMRNYVNEKLVLKFNLFGIVIPISLSELCIEAKARIRFQLMDASPHIETINIQLLEIPNLDFVVSLFSSSIFNLELLAIPGLMPFIRAMAKKYMGPILLPPFSLQLSLPQIISGSNISIGILEIRIKNVQNLKRSTNPLNAVGSPYLTFRSGSKLLATSNTSVSKYNPEWDETIYIQLKTFFNPITVTLLDKMEKLKDKSIGVLQLNLASLRKTPQQRHLKSFFLRNSRNVGDLHFDLHFHPTLNQKRLPDGTIEEIPDLTSGIGLINIESLKLINQKSKKLNLYVEVYINSKLVWTTKKISGINSFEWNSTYEAIVLDCLMTRCKFQIKNHKDEIIASTTQTLSSLLDRTMIDKNSIPLKNGKGDLKIITHWKPVDLGIKNDMVPYIPPIGIVRIFVNKAKNLKNTDKLAVCDPYVKILVDDIEKGRTPEKWDTLNPIWNTAISVAVTSPNQKITIQCNSHRTLGGDLTIGTLKLPLQGLFQKDRTDNYTEYIDDKQRTGLLYNNRGLSGELTYYVSFYPSLPILSLEEIHQLDKINERKQSLLSSKEQLTVDNDRSEEKLREIEQEENELNELQDVFNSKMMLQLEELVQYPVGIITVSILGGELPEPGLYVQTFFDSCGYPNFIGPRCSIRTINTGWTGDYMVKELEWSVTTFKVTKNRNANKAEECICQLDIPTFELVKNCYKTPKILNLTGISTAKLLVQVSWLPLNVTKLPQSDLITNSGDLTITIKNAKTLPVGDRNGHSDPYLKFYLNDERDYFFKTKIKKRTLNPVWNETTKPIQIDNRVNDCILIDVMDQDYGRKNDFLGKAKVPLDEIDPEKPTTLTVPVLKKDGKDGGSLQLEFQFEPRYTLNVSKRTDNIGDLAARGIGTGIRTGTTVVNTSIVTMGKVMEEGQAKLKAGLVSGLTSKLAGSL; from the coding sequence ATGCCCCCACAGAAAGAGGAAAAACTGAAACAAGCTGGGTTAGTTTACCCCTCGGCAAAcccaaagaaaaaggaCAATGATTATACACTAACAACAAATAGTGTTGACAATGCTGAAGACTTGGATAAGAATATTGCAAAGGAGAGAAATACTACCACCAAGAAAACTACTAAGGAGGCATCATATATTGGGTGGAGGCAAATTGGTGGATGGGAGGAAAGTGATTTTCTTACTGCCGACGATTTCTTATTggattcaaataatgaaacatttTTAGACAACCTTATTCCAGAGAAAATGTATGGTGAATGGTACCATTCGGTTGGAAGCTGTGCTATTGGAGGCATCTTATCTTTTGGGTTAGGTTactttaaattttcatttgcaCCCGTTTTCCTTTTGATGGCTATTGTATGCCTCTATTACAGAACATccataaaaaaatatagaaCTAAAATTAAAGATCTCATCGAGAGAGAAAATGCAGTAgcaaaaattgaaaatgatacaGAATCAATTGAGTGGTTAAATCATTTCATGGAGAAATACTGGTGTCTGATTGAACCCACTATATCTGAACAGGTAGTCACTAACGTCAATACGACTCTAAATAATTTGTATTCGTTGCCCAAATTTGTTCAATCTGTTTGGATTGATCAGTTAACTTTGGGTGTGAAATCTCCAAGGATTGACGGCTTAAAGACTTTACAAAATACTAGCTCagatgttgttgttatggATTGGCAGCTTTCACTTATTCCTCATGATATATCAGATATGACAGCTAAACAGATGCGAAATTATGTTAATGAGAAGCTTGTTCTGAAATTCAACCTATTCGGAATAGTAATTCCGATTTCTCTCTCCGAACTCTGTATTGAGGCAAAGGCAAGAATTCGATTTCAACTAATGGATGCTTCGCCTCATATCGAAACTATCAATATCCAACTGTTGGAAATCCccaatttggattttgtCGTCTCCCTTTTCTCGAGCTCAATATTTAACCTGGAACTGCTGGCGATCCCTGGGCTAATGCCATTCATTCGAGCCATGGCTAAAAAATATATGGGTCCAATTCTACTACCTCCGTTTTCATTGCAACTCTCTTTACCTCAAATAATATCTGGCTCGAATATCTCCATAGGTATCCTagaaattagaattaagaacgttcaaaatttgaagcGTTCAACAAATCCATTAAATGCCGTTGGAAGTCCATACCTGACCTTTAGATCAGGATCAAAACTTCTTGCTACAAGTAACACTTCGGTCAGTAAATATAATCCAGAATGGGATGAGACTATCTATATCCAACTCAAGACATTTTTTAACCCAATCACAGTAACTTTATTAGATAAGATGGAGAAACTGAAAGATAAGTCCATTGGTGttcttcaattaaatttggCTTCATTGCGCAAAACTCCTCAACAAAGGCATTTGAAGTCATTTTTCCTTCGAAACTCTAGAAATGTTGGTGATTTGCATTTTGATTTACACTTCCATCCAACATTAAACCAAAAGCGTCTGCCAGATGGGACTATTGAAGAGATTCCCGATTTAACCTCAGGCATTGGTTTGATCAATATTGAGAgtttaaaattaataaaccaGAAAAGCAAAAAACTTAACTTATATGTTGAAGTTTATATTAACTCTAAACTTGTTTGGACGACAAAAAAAATCTCTGGGATTAATTCCTTCGAATGGAATTCAACTTATGAAGCAATTGTCTTAGATTGTTTAATGACAAGATgtaaatttcaaattaagAATCACAAAGATGAAATAATAGCATCAACTACACAAACTTTGAGCTCTTTATTGGATAGAACCATGATTGATAAGAATTCAATTCCGTTAAAAAATGGTAAGGGTGATCTGAAGATTATTACCCATTGGAAGCCCGTTGATTTGGGTATCAAAAATGATATGGTACCATATATCCCACCGATTGGGATTGTTCGTATATTCGTTAATAAGgcaaagaatttaaaaaatacGGATAAATTGGCAGTGTGTGATCCGTACGTTAAAATTCTCGTCGATGACATTGAGAAAGGAAGAACGCCTGAAAAGTGGGATACTTTGAACCCCATTTGGAATACTGCAATTTCTGTCGCAGTGACTTCACCTAACCAGAAGATAACGATTCAATGCAATAGTCATCGAACGTTAGGAGGAGATCTAACTATTGGAACTTTAAAATTACCCTTACAGGGattatttcaaaaggaCCGAACTGATAACTATACAGAATATATTGACGATAAGCAAAGAACTGGTCTCTTATACAATAATAGGGGGCTAAGTGGTGAGTTAACCTACTATGTCTCCTTTTACCCGTCACTCCCAATCTTAAGTCTTGAAGAGATCCATCAACTTGataaaattaatgaaagaaaacaaaGCTTACTATCTTCAAAAGAACAACTAACAGTTGATAATGATCGTAGTGAGGAAAAATTAAGAGAGATAGAGcaagaagagaatgaattgaatgagCTGCAAGATGTGTTTAACAGTAAGATGATGTTACAGCTAGAAGAGTTGGTACAGTATCCTGTAGGGATTATAACAGTTTCGATACTTGGTGGTGAGTTACCGGAACCTGGCCTTTATGTTCAGACATTTTTTGATTCATGTGGGTACCCAAATTTTATAGGGCCACGATGTTCGATAAGAACAATCAATACAGGATGGACCGGTGATTATATGGTCAAGGAGTTAGAGTGGTCTGTGACTACATTTAAGGTGACTAAGAACAGGAATGCCAATAAGGCAGAAGAATGCATCTGTCAACTTGATATCCCTACTTTTGAGCTGGTCAAGAATTGTTATAAGACACCAAAAATTCTCAATCTCACAGGTATATCGACTGCAAAACTATTAGTCCAAGTTTCTTGGCTTCCACTTAATGTTACCAAGTTACCGCAGAGCGATTTGATTACAAATTCTGGAGATTTAACTATTACTATAAAAAATGCCAAAACTTTACCTGTAGGTGATAGAAATGGACATTCTGACCCATATTTGaagttttatttaaatgatgaaagagattatttttttaagaCGAAAATTAAAAAGAGGACGTTGAACCCAGTTTGGAATGAAACTACAAAACCCATTCAAATAGATAATCGTGTCAATGATTGTATACTGATAGACGTTATGGACCAGGATTATGGTCGCAAGAATGATTTTCTTGGTAAAGCTAAAGTACCTCTTGATGAAATCGATCCGGAGAAACCAACTACATTAACTGTACCAGTACTTAAAAAAGATGGTAAAGATGGTGGAAGTTTGCAACTTGAGTTCCAATTCGAACCAAGATATACATTGAACGTTTCGAAGCGAACCGATAACATTGGTGATCTTGCCGCCAGAGGTATAGGTACAGGAATAAGAACAGGAACTACAGTGGTCAATACGAGTATCGTAACAATGGGGAAAGTAATGGAAGAAGGCCAAGCAAAGTTGAAGGCCGGTTTGGTTTCTGGTCTTACAAGCAAGCTAGCAGGTTCACTTTGA
- the SNN1 gene encoding Snn1p (ancestral locus Anc_2.203): MGQTATEADEVHPVELSVYSIMSSELDELYQSIDDLRQSQALLVLTLRKLRDSLRSEHSILQDKTEMIQPLNQMKELDERLAKIRKRFDLMLSRNNVLAKSEE; this comes from the coding sequence ATGGGGCAAACGGCAACTGAAGCGGATGAGGTCCATCCCGTAGAGCTTTCAGTTTATTCGATAATGTCATCAGAACTTGACGAGTTATACCAGTCAATTGATGATCTGAGACAGTCGCAGGCGTTATTGGTATTAACTTTGCGGAAATTACGCGATTCGTTAAGATCTGAACATTCCATATTGCAAGATAAAACGGAAATGATCCAACCCTTAAACCAAATGAAAGAACTTGATGAACGCTTGGCAAAGATTAGAAAGAGATTTGACTTAATGTTGAGTAGAAATAATGTACTAGCTAAATCAGAAGAGTAA